A DNA window from Malus domestica chromosome 12, GDT2T_hap1 contains the following coding sequences:
- the LOC114819921 gene encoding metallothionein-like protein type 2 has translation MVTRSKQSLRLSASLSSIQSNFPSGNFPSPIPKMSSCCGGKCGCGSGCSCGSGCNGCGMAPDLSYMEGSTTETLVMGVAPQKSHMEASEMGVAAENGCKCGDNCTCNPCNCK, from the exons ATGGTTACTCGTTCAAAACAGAGCTTGCGTTTATCTGCTTCTTTGTCATCAATTCAATCAAACTTTCCGTCGGGAAATTTTCCGTCTCCAATTCCAAAAATGTCGTCGTGCTGCGGTGGTAAATGTGGTTGCGGGTCCGGCTGCAGCTGCGGCAGTGGCTGCAACGG GTGTGGGATGGCTCCTGATCTGAGCTACATGGAGGGGTCCACCACTGAGACCCTCGTGATGGGAGTTGCTCCCCAGAAGTC TCACATGGAGGCATCTGAGATGGGAGTTGCTGCCGAGAACGGATGCAAGTGTGGAGACAACTGCACCTGCAACCCCTGCAACTGCAAGTGA